TGAAAACCGGTATGTCTTCCCGCCTCTCCTGTAAAGGGGGGATACGGATTGTCACCACATTAAGCCTGTAATAAAGGTCATCCCGGAATGTGCCTTTCTTTACCTCTTCTTCGAGGTTCCTGTTTGTGGCTGTAATGATTCGTACATCTATTCCGATTGGATGCAGTCCTCCCAGCCTTTCCACCTCTCTCGCCTGAATCACCCTGAGCAGCTTCGATTGCAACAGGAGTGGCATATCGCCTATTTCATCAAGGAAAAGCGTCCCCTTGTTCGCCAGCTCAAACTTACCGATCTTTCTCTGGAATGCGCCGGTAAATGCACCTTTTTCATATCCGAAGAGTTCACTCTCGAGGAGGTTGTCCGGGATGGCTGCACAGTTGACCTTCACAAGCGGCTGGTCCTTTCGCTCACTTAGTTCGTGAATGAGGTCTACAACGAGTTCCTTGCCTACACCACTCTCCCCCTCAATAACGCAAGTAGAGTCGGTTTTTGCAATCCGCACGATAAGGCTTACGACTTCATTCATCTTGTCGCTGATATAGATAAAATTTGCCGTTTTAAGCCTGCCCTGAAGCACTTCCTTTAGCACCTTATTCTCATGAACAAGGTGCCTCTTTTCTTCGATTTTTTTGATCCTGAACAGAAGGTCTTCAAGATCAATGGGTTTTGTCAGATATTCTGATGCGCCTGATTTGAGCGCATCTACAGCATTTTCAATACTCCCGTAGGCTGTAATCATTATTATTTCAGCTTCCGGGTTCATCCCTTTGAACTGCTTAAGGAGCGTCAGCCCGTCGGTATCGGGAAGCTTAAAGTCAAGCAGCACAATGTCAATGGGTCGTTCTTTGAATACCAGAAGTGCATCTGCGCCATTTCCGGCCCCGGCCGCACCGAAGCCCTCCTTCCTGAGAAGATCCTCAAGAAGTGACCTCTGTACATCCTCATCTTCGACAATTAAAATGTTGGCATGTTCCATTATTAATACCTCTGCGATTTAGCTCATGGCGGTTAGCGATTAGCTAAATGAAAATGAAAAGTTAAGAATTAAGAATTATAACGGCTTTTAATTCTACATTCTACATTTTTAATTCTTAATTTCTCTACGCTCTACCTTCTGCTTAACCGGTAGGGTTAAGCAGAAGGTCGTCCCCTTCCCTGTCCCGCTCGTTACCTTTATATCGCCGCCATGGTCCCTGATAATCATGTATGAAATGGGCAACCCGAGTCCCATGCCCTTGTCCTTGGTTGTATAATAATACTCAAATATTTTCCCCGTGTCCTCTTCCTTAATACCTTGGCCCGTGTCTTTTATAGAAATTTCGACCATGTCTCCGGCTGTTTTAGTTGACACTTCTATATACCCGCCGTTATGAATGGACTCTATCCCGTTTAAAACTATATTATAAAAGGCCTGCTTCAGTCTCTCTTTTTGAGTCTCCATAAAAATTCCCCGGTCAATATCATTGATTAATTCGACTCCGCTCGTACTCGCCTTCTCCCTGATAATGATCAGTACTTCATCAACTATAGCATAAAGATTCTCATTCAGGAATGGCGCCTGCGACTTCGTTGAAAGGAGAAATTCCTCAACAATTCTGTTAATCCGGGAAAGCTCGTCTCTCATAATATCGATAAACCTGTCATATTCCTGCTTCTTTCCCCCCTCCGGGGTAAATTCTCGCTTGAGCCGCTGTACAGACATACTCACGGCATTCAGCGGGTTCCGAATTTCATGTGCCATGCCCGAAGCAAGTTTACCCAGCGATACAAGCCGTTCCTTCAGGGCCAACTCCTTTTCCATCGTCCTCATCCGCTCAGAATAACGCCTTTCCAGGTAAAATATGATGTAAGTGCTGAGGGCGCCCGATACAACGAGAAACACCAGGATAAAGATAAAGTTAACTGTCGTCCTCCGTAAGATATCCTTTGCGAGGTCTTTTGAAAGGAGAACTTCCACAGAAAACCCGGGGAGAAACCTCGATTCAAGGGGCTTATTGAGGACAAAACGCGACGCAGAAGCTTCCCCTTCAAGTGATGACGCATATTGCACTCCTTTTTCATCATAGATATTTATACCGGCAATATTGAGTCTTTTTTCCTCCCTGTCAAGTATCTCTTTTACGATATGTCTTGTTCTGAGGGTTTCCAGTTCTTTTTCATCCAGCCAGAAAAACACAAAACGTTCCGATACCTTGATACCCATCAAGAGAGATTTATTAGTCCCATTGGGCATTTTCACAAATACTTCTTCTTTTCCGGACATAAGCCTTTTTATATATGAAGGTTGGATTTGCATGGTACCTTTTTTCAGCACCACCGCACCTCCGTGGTCCAATACCACAATATTTGCAACGGGGATTTTCTGGATTGCGTCTATTGATGCGGTCTTAAAAAAGGCATAAAGGTCTTCGATAATTTCTTCATCGTACACCAGAACATTGAGGAAATTCGGGGTGATGATAGAGGGTGATACGTCGAGAAGACTCAGGTATTCGAGATTTACGTCTATTTCTCTTCTGATGTGATTGACGATTATCTCGGCTTCGCTCTTCAGTAATGCTTCTATGTTTTTCTGGATAACCCTGAACTGAACAAATCCGGTTATAGCAATGAGGACAAAAAAAATGACGAATAGCAGGGATGGGAATATATAAGTCTTTTTATCTCCCATACCCTCTCATTCCCAGTGGACGCATCATCCTGCGCCTCTCTGAAGTGCAAAAGTTATTATATTTTTCCCTTTGTTCATTGTTCAGTGTTCTTGATACTTCTCCCCTGTACTGGTTATAGAGGTTTTCCCGCGTTCTTTCAATATCTGAAATCTCGTTCTGGAGCTTTTCAATCCTTTCCGTATTGCCCGGCTGGTTCCTGGAAAGCTCTTTCAATTCCAGCCTTT
The DNA window shown above is from Pseudomonadota bacterium and carries:
- a CDS encoding sigma-54 dependent transcriptional regulator translates to MEHANILIVEDEDVQRSLLEDLLRKEGFGAAGAGNGADALLVFKERPIDIVLLDFKLPDTDGLTLLKQFKGMNPEAEIIMITAYGSIENAVDALKSGASEYLTKPIDLEDLLFRIKKIEEKRHLVHENKVLKEVLQGRLKTANFIYISDKMNEVVSLIVRIAKTDSTCVIEGESGVGKELVVDLIHELSERKDQPLVKVNCAAIPDNLLESELFGYEKGAFTGAFQRKIGKFELANKGTLFLDEIGDMPLLLQSKLLRVIQAREVERLGGLHPIGIDVRIITATNRNLEEEVKKGTFRDDLYYRLNVVTIRIPPLQERREDIPVFMDFFLKRYNDRHRKIIKGFTNEARDILIKNDYPGNVRQLENIIERAVVLTRGEYISKEDLPFFSAADQAPAGEGIKDVVESMEKKMIMEALIKADCVQTKAASAIGISERMLRYKIKKYGIKAHS
- a CDS encoding ATP-binding protein: MGDKKTYIFPSLLFVIFFVLIAITGFVQFRVIQKNIEALLKSEAEIIVNHIRREIDVNLEYLSLLDVSPSIITPNFLNVLVYDEEIIEDLYAFFKTASIDAIQKIPVANIVVLDHGGAVVLKKGTMQIQPSYIKRLMSGKEEVFVKMPNGTNKSLLMGIKVSERFVFFWLDEKELETLRTRHIVKEILDREEKRLNIAGINIYDEKGVQYASSLEGEASASRFVLNKPLESRFLPGFSVEVLLSKDLAKDILRRTTVNFIFILVFLVVSGALSTYIIFYLERRYSERMRTMEKELALKERLVSLGKLASGMAHEIRNPLNAVSMSVQRLKREFTPEGGKKQEYDRFIDIMRDELSRINRIVEEFLLSTKSQAPFLNENLYAIVDEVLIIIREKASTSGVELINDIDRGIFMETQKERLKQAFYNIVLNGIESIHNGGYIEVSTKTAGDMVEISIKDTGQGIKEEDTGKIFEYYYTTKDKGMGLGLPISYMIIRDHGGDIKVTSGTGKGTTFCLTLPVKQKVERREIKN
- a CDS encoding Spy/CpxP family protein refolding chaperone, encoding MRYIVALLLFLLFVPPLFAQDSYADFERGLQLTDSQKMKVKEIKEKYINDWRSTKQEAVRKRLELKELSRNQPGNTERIEKLQNEISDIERTRENLYNQYRGEVSRTLNNEQREKYNNFCTSERRRMMRPLGMRGYGR